Proteins co-encoded in one uncultured Flavobacterium sp. genomic window:
- a CDS encoding geranylgeranylglyceryl/heptaprenylglyceryl phosphate synthase, with product MQQKLRNIHQQILEAKRDGQKLLAILLDPDKIVWENLDHLLQKINESPATHIFVGGSIVESTILEDLIAQLKQNTNLPVVIFPGNPSQISPQADAILFLSLLSGRNPDYLIEYQVQAAPILKKTNLEVISTGYILIESGNETAVARVSKTKPLNREDFDLALATAQAGEMLGNKLIYLEAGSGAKNAVPLEMIQLISQNIRIPVIVGGGIVDLHGIQNAYNAGADLVVIGTAFENDSHFFESE from the coding sequence ATGCAGCAAAAATTACGCAATATACATCAGCAAATTTTAGAGGCTAAAAGAGATGGACAAAAATTATTGGCTATACTTTTGGATCCGGATAAAATTGTCTGGGAAAATTTAGACCATTTATTACAGAAGATAAACGAATCTCCTGCAACACATATTTTTGTGGGAGGGAGTATTGTGGAATCAACAATCTTAGAAGATTTGATTGCACAATTAAAACAAAATACCAATTTGCCAGTTGTGATATTTCCGGGTAATCCGTCACAGATTTCACCTCAGGCAGATGCTATTTTGTTCTTGTCTTTATTGTCTGGTCGCAATCCTGATTATTTAATAGAATATCAGGTTCAGGCGGCACCAATTCTTAAAAAAACGAATCTGGAGGTTATTTCTACAGGTTATATTTTAATAGAAAGTGGTAATGAAACTGCTGTTGCCCGGGTTAGTAAAACAAAACCGCTTAATAGAGAAGATTTTGATCTGGCTTTGGCAACCGCACAGGCGGGAGAAATGTTAGGAAATAAATTAATCTATTTAGAGGCTGGAAGCGGAGCAAAAAATGCCGTTCCGCTGGAAATGATACAGTTAATTTCGCAAAATATCAGAATTCCTGTAATTGTTGGAGGAGGAATTGTAGATTTGCACGGAATTCAAAATGCATATAATGCTGGTGCTGATTTAGTAGTTATTGGAACTGCTTTTGAAAATGACAGTCATTTTTTTGAATCAGAATAA
- the pnuC gene encoding nicotinamide riboside transporter PnuC, protein MIDFFLDSYKNAPLWHIALEFLVFVCGILSVWFAKKENIWVYPTGLIATVISVYLLYIAGYIGDMIINGYFSIMSIYGWYVWAKGGTAEDNLPITRTSFNEKIIGIGLFIVTVFVVFGIYKFFDYDIKKDNYVDMISSGIFFAGMWYMARKKIENWTLWIIGDIIVVPLYAYRGLGMLSLQYLIFTILAISAYLEWRKILDSKKQLS, encoded by the coding sequence ATGATTGATTTTTTTCTCGATAGTTACAAGAACGCTCCTTTATGGCATATTGCTCTGGAGTTTTTGGTTTTTGTTTGCGGAATTTTGAGCGTTTGGTTTGCTAAAAAAGAAAATATTTGGGTATATCCTACAGGTCTAATTGCTACAGTAATTTCAGTATATCTCTTATATATTGCAGGTTACATAGGAGACATGATTATCAATGGATATTTCTCGATTATGAGTATTTATGGTTGGTATGTCTGGGCAAAAGGAGGAACAGCCGAGGATAATTTACCAATTACCCGAACGAGTTTTAATGAAAAAATAATCGGAATCGGACTGTTTATTGTTACTGTTTTTGTAGTTTTCGGGATTTATAAGTTTTTTGACTACGATATCAAAAAAGACAATTATGTTGACATGATTTCGTCTGGAATATTTTTTGCAGGAATGTGGTACATGGCCAGGAAAAAAATCGAAAACTGGACACTTTGGATTATTGGTGATATTATTGTAGTGCCTCTTTATGCTTATCGCGGCTTAGGGATGTTGTCACTTCAGTATTTAATTTTTACAATTTTGGCTATTTCAGCTTATTTAGAATGGAGAAAGATCTTAGACAGCAAAAAACAGCTATCATAA
- a CDS encoding DUF4301 family protein encodes MEKDLRQQKTAIIKIALFGPESTGKTTLAKQLAEYYETEWVPEFARDYLQEKWEENQHICVADDMMPIAYGQVALENKKLTVANKYLFCDTNLMVTKVFSEMYYGFSDPLLHEAALEHEYDLFFLTDIDVPWEKDDIRDTPDGRESVFSVFKQTLIDTKKPFITLSGDKECRLAKAIAIINDLTMAKERNFTSEDFVQIYEHGIPFQNIIEQFKILKKGISKSNLISPATIGNGIVELSNEDFEEKAAFFDCQREHLKLNKFVPASGAATRMFKFLKSFLNEFEVEKETINAYINRKKDKELPIFIVAMEKFPFFEAIDKKLKEIYPDFETLDRNYKNYYFIKLLMSSDHFNFANKPKAVLPFHKYKTHIANPIEEHLNECVHYATANQVSHLHFTVSEIHQDLFEEAVELVKDKVEERSETKIDISYSYQNKATDSITIETKNKVFRDQNGALVFRPGGHGALIENLGNLDSDVIFIKNIDNVIQNHIEETTLYKKALAGILIENQQRVFNYLKAIDKQEIKEDSIDEVVTFLTKKLNIEITEDFDKFTFENKIDKIKELLDRPIRVCGMVKNEGEPGGGPFWVMNDHGVVSLQIVESSQVDIESKKQQKILTEATHFNPVDLVCGIRNYKNQKFDLLRFVDQNAGFIVEKSVDGKTVKSYELPGLWNGAMANWLTIFVSVPLITFNPVKTVNDLLKPAHQLQ; translated from the coding sequence ATGGAGAAAGATCTTAGACAGCAAAAAACAGCTATCATAAAAATTGCTTTATTTGGTCCTGAAAGTACAGGAAAAACCACATTGGCAAAACAACTTGCAGAATACTATGAAACCGAATGGGTTCCTGAGTTTGCACGTGACTATTTACAAGAAAAATGGGAAGAGAATCAGCATATTTGCGTAGCTGATGATATGATGCCTATTGCATACGGACAAGTTGCACTAGAAAATAAAAAACTTACTGTGGCAAATAAGTATTTGTTTTGCGATACTAATTTAATGGTTACTAAGGTTTTTTCTGAAATGTATTATGGCTTCTCAGATCCATTATTACACGAAGCAGCTTTAGAGCATGAATACGATTTGTTTTTCCTTACAGATATTGATGTTCCTTGGGAAAAAGACGACATTAGAGATACTCCTGATGGTAGAGAAAGTGTTTTTTCAGTTTTTAAACAAACACTGATTGATACTAAAAAGCCTTTTATAACACTTTCCGGAGATAAAGAATGTCGACTGGCAAAAGCTATAGCTATTATCAATGATTTGACTATGGCTAAAGAACGTAATTTTACATCAGAAGATTTTGTTCAGATTTACGAGCATGGAATTCCTTTTCAGAATATAATTGAACAGTTTAAGATTTTAAAGAAGGGGATTTCAAAAAGCAATTTGATAAGTCCGGCAACTATTGGTAACGGAATTGTAGAATTATCAAATGAAGATTTTGAAGAAAAAGCAGCTTTTTTTGATTGTCAAAGAGAACATTTAAAATTAAATAAATTTGTTCCGGCTTCTGGAGCGGCAACAAGAATGTTTAAGTTTTTGAAATCATTTTTGAATGAGTTTGAAGTCGAAAAAGAAACAATAAATGCTTATATTAATAGAAAAAAAGACAAAGAACTGCCAATTTTTATTGTAGCAATGGAGAAGTTTCCGTTTTTTGAAGCTATAGATAAAAAATTAAAAGAAATCTATCCTGATTTTGAAACTTTAGATAGAAATTATAAAAACTATTATTTTATAAAATTATTAATGTCTTCGGATCATTTTAATTTTGCCAATAAACCAAAAGCAGTTTTACCTTTTCATAAGTATAAAACGCATATCGCAAACCCAATAGAGGAGCATTTGAATGAGTGTGTGCATTATGCAACAGCAAATCAAGTTTCTCATTTGCATTTTACCGTTTCTGAAATACATCAGGATTTATTTGAAGAAGCTGTAGAATTGGTAAAAGATAAAGTAGAAGAACGTTCAGAAACTAAAATTGATATTAGCTATTCTTATCAAAATAAAGCCACAGATTCTATTACTATTGAAACAAAAAATAAAGTTTTCAGAGATCAAAATGGAGCACTGGTTTTTAGACCTGGAGGACACGGAGCATTGATTGAAAATTTGGGTAATCTTGACTCAGATGTTATTTTTATAAAGAATATTGACAATGTGATTCAAAATCATATTGAAGAAACTACATTGTACAAAAAGGCTTTGGCGGGAATTTTAATAGAAAATCAACAAAGAGTTTTCAATTATTTAAAAGCGATCGATAAGCAGGAAATAAAAGAAGATTCTATAGACGAAGTAGTTACGTTTTTGACTAAAAAGCTAAATATAGAAATCACAGAAGACTTTGATAAGTTTACTTTTGAAAACAAAATTGATAAAATTAAAGAATTACTGGACAGACCAATCCGAGTATGCGGAATGGTTAAAAATGAAGGAGAACCTGGCGGAGGTCCGTTTTGGGTTATGAATGATCATGGTGTAGTAAGTCTTCAAATTGTAGAGAGCTCTCAAGTTGATATAGAAAGTAAAAAGCAGCAAAAAATTTTAACCGAAGCGACACATTTCAACCCGGTAGATTTAGTTTGCGGAATCAGAAATTATAAAAATCAAAAATTTGATTTGTTGCGATTTGTAGATCAAAATGCGGGTTTTATTGTAGAGAAAAGTGTAGACGGCAAAACAGTAAAAAGCTATGAATTGCCAGGATTATGGAATGGTGCAATGGCAAACTGGCTGACTATTTTTGTGTCGGTACCGTTAATCACTTTTAATCCGGTAAAAACAGTAAATGATTTGCTAAAACCAGCACACCAACTACAATAA
- a CDS encoding Crp/Fnr family transcriptional regulator translates to MIAFDLLEKYGAVKKNFAKNEIIFEEGNLPTHYYQIVSGEVKMSNYNDDAREFIQGIFYKEQSFGEPPLFLNQKYPANAIAVEDSEILLLPKNSFMKLLEENSAISIKIIENLAQRLYYKSVMAAEMSTQEPEHRVLKLIDHGIAYFNFKKNENGYLINFTRQQIGDLTGLRVETVIRTIKALEKKGVLKIINRKVYR, encoded by the coding sequence ATGATTGCATTTGATCTTTTGGAAAAATATGGTGCTGTGAAGAAAAATTTCGCCAAAAACGAAATTATTTTTGAGGAAGGGAATTTGCCAACTCATTATTATCAAATTGTTTCCGGCGAAGTAAAAATGAGCAATTATAATGATGATGCCCGCGAATTTATTCAGGGAATCTTTTATAAAGAACAATCTTTTGGAGAACCGCCTTTGTTCTTAAATCAAAAATATCCTGCTAATGCCATTGCGGTTGAAGATTCAGAAATTCTTCTGTTGCCTAAAAACAGTTTTATGAAATTGCTGGAAGAAAACTCCGCTATTAGCATTAAAATCATCGAAAATTTAGCCCAACGTTTGTATTACAAATCGGTTATGGCAGCCGAAATGTCTACGCAGGAACCTGAACATCGTGTTTTGAAATTAATCGATCACGGAATTGCTTATTTTAATTTCAAGAAAAACGAAAACGGCTACCTCATTAATTTCACAAGACAACAAATTGGGGATTTAACCGGTTTACGCGTCGAAACTGTCATCAGAACCATAAAAGCTTTGGAAAAAAAAGGTGTTTTGAAGATTATAAACAGGAAAGTATACCGATAA
- the arfB gene encoding alternative ribosome rescue aminoacyl-tRNA hydrolase ArfB translates to MDIDKIISELSFKAVRSSGAGGQNVNKVSSKVVLTFDLNTSQALSEEEKLLLQTNIASRLTTENILVLNCDEDRSQLKNKDIVTKRFLEIIKKGLFVPKARKATKIPKSVIKKRIKDKKNISDLKQSRRKPDLD, encoded by the coding sequence ATGGATATAGATAAAATCATATCAGAGTTAAGTTTTAAGGCTGTTAGAAGTAGTGGTGCCGGTGGACAAAACGTGAATAAAGTCTCCTCAAAAGTGGTTTTGACTTTTGATTTGAATACTTCTCAGGCTTTGTCTGAAGAAGAAAAACTGCTTTTACAAACCAACATTGCATCACGATTAACAACTGAAAATATACTTGTTTTAAATTGTGATGAAGATAGAAGCCAGCTTAAAAACAAAGATATTGTTACAAAGCGATTTTTGGAAATAATTAAAAAAGGATTGTTTGTTCCTAAGGCTCGAAAAGCGACTAAGATTCCAAAATCTGTAATTAAAAAACGTATCAAAGACAAAAAGAATATTTCTGATCTTAAACAATCAAGAAGAAAACCGGATTTAGATTAA